Sequence from the Uloborus diversus isolate 005 chromosome 8, Udiv.v.3.1, whole genome shotgun sequence genome:
AAAAGTATCTAATTATGCATGCAAATGTTCTTTACCTTACCATGCCAATAATGATTgtctaaaatgtaataataataaattagtagTTCTTTCAAAGCAGTAACTAATGTTCAgtggtattgatttttttttttttttttttttggaataagcTCAAAAAACAACAAACgaatgtaataatttaaaaattgaaatttttttattggggGATACAGTTAGTTTAAGTCTTTTTCTAtggtcaaaaattaaattttttctcaagCTTTGGTGAGGATTTATTTCTATATCTCCCCCCTCCCCAGCTGCAGCCTTGGTTGACTTAATCTCTTTTTCCATGAAATAAAAGATTGGTCGTAGAAAAGATTTCACTCTTATGGAAGGAAAAGACATCCATTAACAAAATAAAGAAGTTCAGGTAATTTATTCAAATAGAATTTTCAtctacaaattcaaaaacattatttattttttaatctgattgAAAAATGATGCTATAGGAAAATATCAATAGACAGCATGTTCTACttgtttttacaaaaagttaATACCTAAACCAAACTGTAATCCTTCTTGTGCTCTGTCACCTGGTTGACTTGATATAGGCACACAGTAATTAAGTTCAAAACGTGCTATCCCGCCCACAGCTAATACAACTCCAAATCCCCATGACCACCTCAAACGAGATAACAAAACCATAGTATTATGATGATAATCATCAGTGAATGCAAAGTTACCAATATTGccagtatttaaaaataagtgaGTTCTGCAAATTTTATCAAGGACTTGCTTTAAGGGACGAAAAGGTAAAGGAGCATAGGCATGCAATGCACCAGCCCAATACGCCTCTGCACCAAGAAAGCAATCATTAGCATGTGGACCTACTCCATTCATACTGAAACCTCTCAAGGATAAAGGTCCGCCCAAGAAAAATCTATCATTAATTCGGACAGAGCGATCTAAACCTATAGTACGTACTAAACCACCCATCAATGTTGCTTGAAGAACCAAGTCCCCTAAGACACACTTATTGATCTGGTATTGAACTTCATGCTTTAAGAAACTAACATTTCCTCCTAGGCCGGCGTATTCTTGGTACAATCTAAAATAGCTTCCACGGAAAGGTAGGCAAGGGTCATCCCTCTGATCCATACACAATATGTGTTTCACACATGATTTGACAGTATGCCCTGCCTCCTCTCTTATTTCAAAAGGAGTTGTTGGGGACAAGCATCGCAAGTTTCTCCATACACCTTCCCAGCGCAATGTATGTTGTACTTGAGGCGAAGATTCAAATGACACTTCAGCTCCAAGTCCATTAAGCTTTTCCTGATATCCACTCCATGGATACTCGGTTGTATTTCCAAACACAAATTGATTCAATCTAGGATTTGCCCAATTAAGAAATGGCTTAGTTGATGTTATATTGAAACCTGCTGTTTTTTTGCCATACTGATAATCTGTGGACAGAGCTTCACCTCTTCCAAACATATTTGGTAGAAGTAGCCTGAACAGCAAACTTCCCTCATTGTTGCCTGTCATGATATTAATGTTTCCATCAACACGAGAGCGTTCTTTCACATTAAATATAACTTCCAGACCATTGGGAGATGCATCAGGGCCTGTGCTTGTGTCTAAAATAATGTCAATACTTTTGAAAGCCTGCAATGTTTCCAACTGCTGTCTCACACCGTGAGCTTTCAGAACAACTTCTTCCATGCTTTGGGCTTGGAGCAGCTCACCAACTACATGAAGAAGAACATCATCTTTGGTTCTTTTGATACCATCAAAATGAATTTTGTCAACTCTAGCAGACACTTCATCCAGTGGCTTCCACTGCTCCTGGGTCGCATTTCTCATCTGTGGAGGACTTTTGGCATGTACAATACCCATGTTTCAGAATCTAAAAAGGGGATGACTTCAACTTATTGCCAATGTAAAAATGAGTTAATTATGATTATTTCAATGTTAACAATAACTAGAACATCTATTCATATCTGACATTGAATAAAAAAGTCTGATCAGTACAAAATTACTTCTGATTTTGTATTCagtacaaaattacttttaatagATTGTAAAGATATCACATTCTGATTATGCACAACCatagctagataatgtagaccCACATGCGCACACCGTGCGCAGATACATTTGCCGTTGTGCAGGTACATTTGCTGCAAATATATACtttgc
This genomic interval carries:
- the LOC129227640 gene encoding sorting and assembly machinery component 50 homolog, translating into MGIVHAKSPPQMRNATQEQWKPLDEVSARVDKIHFDGIKRTKDDVLLHVVGELLQAQSMEEVVLKAHGVRQQLETLQAFKSIDIILDTSTGPDASPNGLEVIFNVKERSRVDGNINIMTGNNEGSLLFRLLLPNMFGRGEALSTDYQYGKKTAGFNITSTKPFLNWANPRLNQFVFGNTTEYPWSGYQEKLNGLGAEVSFESSPQVQHTLRWEGVWRNLRCLSPTTPFEIREEAGHTVKSCVKHILCMDQRDDPCLPFRGSYFRLYQEYAGLGGNVSFLKHEVQYQINKCVLGDLVLQATLMGGLVRTIGLDRSVRINDRFFLGGPLSLRGFSMNGVGPHANDCFLGAEAYWAGALHAYAPLPFRPLKQVLDKICRTHLFLNTGNIGNFAFTDDYHHNTMVLLSRLRWSWGFGVVLAVGGIARFELNYCVPISSQPGDRAQEGLQFGLGINFL